The following are encoded together in the Sandaracinaceae bacterium genome:
- a CDS encoding type II toxin-antitoxin system VapB family antitoxin, with amino-acid sequence MKKTLNIDEDLLARAKSAVGAQTDTDTVRLGLEALVRKAAYARLARLGGSEPLANDVRRPREAPKKKARSSRTRAA; translated from the coding sequence ATGAAGAAGACGCTCAACATTGACGAAGACCTCCTCGCGCGCGCGAAGTCGGCCGTCGGTGCTCAGACCGACACGGACACCGTGAGGCTCGGCCTGGAGGCGCTCGTGCGGAAAGCCGCGTACGCACGCTTGGCTAGGCTCGGAGGTTCGGAGCCGCTGGCCAACGACGTCCGCAGGCCGCGGGAAGCTCCAAAGAAGAAGGCGAGGTCCTCGCGGACGCGTGCCGCGTGA